The proteins below are encoded in one region of Haladaptatus sp. R4:
- a CDS encoding LAGLIDADG family homing endonuclease: MARAENTELIDRFEQFYRRYYSDQIGDLAQQYPNEKRSLHVDWDDLYRYDADIADDYLAQPQQLQEYAEEALRLYDLPVDVSLGQAHVRLRGLPEHTDIRAIRARHVNTMVSVQGIVRKATGVRPKIQEAAFECQRCGTLTHIPQAGGDFQEPHECQGCERQGPFRINFDQSEFIDSQKIRVQESPEGLRGGETPQSIDIHIEDDITGQVSPGDHVIVTGILHLEQQGNGQEKSAVFDVYMDGVSVEIEDEEFEDMDITDEDKQEIIELSNEGDIYEQMVESIAPAIYGYEQEKLAMILQLFSGVTKHLPDGSRIRGDLHMLLIGDPGTGKCVKGDTNVTLADGREVRIRELVEENLSDPKPIDDGVYDEVDITVPSMQDDGTVGEQHATKVWKREAPETMYRVRTESGTELEITPSHPLFVQSNGEFIAERAEQLKDGDFIATPRKIPTESNDELDVEYRRSKSHNAIRLDPPEKWTPSLARLIGYIIAEGYVELRENNTGFVSITNNDAEILEDACDALDRLKLNYTIRESHDGKSAKEVMCSSGEFVSFLRSFEPSILESSSNQRVPDALMRASSEVKQAFLKAYIDSECHVSVTQREITVASTSEILLENVRSLLLAEGIETSLQERKNGSYRLRIGGKQFETYVENIGFVTDRKPLTAMEFDGTIGNTNRDVIPVTSDELQTVRESLALSQFDCGVPRTTYQHYERGDRNPSRTSLEKVVTAFETRCDWLADVRRRIENGNWDEISAVRDELDISQKELSDEMSVTQTAISYYERNAVAPDGGHVADAKEVVLDRIDEALEVTGDVNALRRLAESDISWDKIESVEELTPEYEWVYDLEIEGTHNYLTNNIVSHNSQMLSYIQHIAPRSVYTSGKGSSSAGLTAAAVRDDFGDGQQWTLEAGALVLADKGIAAVDELDKMRPEDVPRCTRDWNSRRSA; the protein is encoded by the coding sequence ATGGCTCGCGCGGAAAATACGGAACTGATAGATCGGTTCGAGCAGTTCTATCGGCGATACTACAGCGACCAGATCGGGGATCTGGCCCAGCAGTATCCCAACGAAAAGCGTTCGTTGCACGTCGATTGGGATGACCTCTACCGATACGATGCGGACATCGCCGACGACTATCTCGCCCAACCACAGCAGTTACAGGAGTACGCCGAGGAAGCGCTCCGTCTGTACGACCTTCCCGTAGACGTGAGTCTCGGGCAAGCGCACGTCCGCCTTCGTGGACTGCCGGAACACACGGATATCCGCGCGATCCGTGCCCGGCACGTCAACACGATGGTGAGCGTACAAGGAATCGTCCGCAAGGCGACCGGCGTGCGACCGAAGATTCAGGAAGCAGCGTTCGAATGTCAACGCTGTGGAACGCTAACGCACATCCCGCAGGCGGGTGGAGACTTTCAAGAACCGCACGAATGTCAGGGCTGTGAACGGCAAGGACCGTTTCGCATCAACTTCGACCAGTCCGAGTTCATCGACTCGCAGAAGATTCGCGTCCAAGAGAGTCCGGAAGGGCTTCGCGGCGGTGAAACTCCACAGAGCATCGACATCCACATCGAGGACGACATCACGGGACAGGTTTCCCCCGGAGACCACGTCATCGTGACGGGAATACTCCACCTCGAACAGCAAGGGAACGGCCAGGAGAAGTCCGCCGTCTTCGACGTCTACATGGACGGTGTCTCGGTCGAAATCGAGGACGAGGAGTTCGAGGACATGGACATCACCGACGAGGACAAACAGGAAATCATCGAACTCTCGAACGAGGGTGACATCTACGAGCAGATGGTCGAATCCATCGCCCCGGCCATCTACGGCTACGAGCAGGAGAAGTTGGCGATGATCCTCCAGTTGTTCTCCGGTGTGACCAAGCACCTCCCCGACGGGTCGCGAATTCGCGGCGACCTGCACATGCTTTTAATCGGTGACCCTGGTACGGGTAAATGTGTTAAAGGGGACACGAACGTCACGCTTGCAGACGGTCGTGAAGTCCGGATTCGAGAACTCGTAGAAGAGAATCTGAGTGACCCGAAACCGATAGACGACGGCGTTTACGATGAGGTTGATATCACGGTGCCATCGATGCAAGACGATGGGACGGTTGGGGAACAGCACGCAACGAAGGTGTGGAAACGAGAAGCGCCGGAAACGATGTACCGAGTTCGCACCGAAAGCGGAACGGAACTCGAAATAACTCCTTCACATCCGTTGTTCGTACAATCCAATGGGGAGTTCATAGCGGAGCGGGCGGAGCAATTGAAAGATGGAGATTTCATCGCAACTCCGAGAAAGATACCAACCGAATCCAACGATGAACTCGATGTCGAGTACCGCCGGTCCAAATCGCATAACGCAATTCGGCTCGATCCTCCGGAGAAATGGACTCCATCTCTCGCACGGCTGATCGGCTATATCATCGCAGAAGGGTACGTCGAGCTTCGAGAGAACAACACTGGATTCGTGTCGATCACGAACAACGACGCCGAGATACTAGAGGATGCGTGCGATGCACTCGACCGGCTAAAGCTGAATTACACGATCCGAGAGTCACACGACGGAAAGTCGGCGAAAGAGGTGATGTGTTCCTCCGGCGAGTTCGTGAGTTTCCTCCGGAGCTTCGAACCATCGATTCTAGAGTCATCCTCGAACCAACGAGTTCCGGACGCGCTCATGCGAGCAAGTTCGGAAGTCAAACAGGCGTTCCTGAAAGCGTACATCGATTCGGAGTGCCACGTTTCGGTGACACAGAGGGAAATTACAGTCGCATCGACAAGCGAGATACTACTGGAAAACGTTCGAAGTCTGTTACTCGCGGAGGGAATCGAGACATCGCTCCAAGAACGCAAAAACGGGAGCTATCGGCTTCGGATCGGTGGAAAACAGTTCGAAACGTACGTCGAGAACATCGGATTCGTTACCGATAGAAAACCGCTCACAGCAATGGAGTTTGACGGGACGATCGGTAATACGAACCGCGATGTAATTCCAGTTACGTCTGACGAACTTCAAACAGTACGGGAGTCACTCGCACTATCGCAGTTTGACTGTGGTGTGCCGCGGACGACGTATCAACACTACGAACGGGGCGATAGAAATCCCAGTCGAACCAGTCTCGAAAAAGTAGTTACGGCGTTCGAAACCAGGTGCGATTGGCTTGCAGATGTCAGAAGGCGGATCGAAAATGGGAACTGGGACGAAATCAGCGCCGTCCGTGACGAGTTAGATATCTCGCAGAAGGAATTGTCCGACGAGATGTCTGTTACGCAGACGGCCATCAGTTACTATGAACGAAACGCGGTCGCTCCGGATGGCGGGCACGTTGCTGATGCGAAGGAAGTCGTTCTCGATCGAATCGACGAAGCACTGGAAGTCACGGGGGATGTGAATGCGCTACGTCGGCTAGCCGAGAGCGATATCTCGTGGGACAAAATCGAATCCGTCGAAGAACTCACACCTGAGTACGAGTGGGTGTACGACCTCGAAATCGAAGGGACGCACAACTATCTCACGAACAACATCGTCTCACATAACTCCCAGATGTTGTCATATATACAACATATTGCGCCGCGTTCCGTCTACACCTCCGGGAAGGGTTCGTCCTCGGCAGGGCTGACGGCGGCGGCGGTCCGCGACGACTTCGGGGACGGCCAGCAGTGGACGCTCGAAGCCGGTGCGCTCGTCCTCGCGGACAAGGGTATCGCGGCGGTGGACGAGTTGGACAAGATGCGTCCGGAGGACGTTCCGCGATGCACGAGGGACTGGAACAGCAGAAGATCAGCGTGA
- a CDS encoding transcription initiation factor IIB family protein → MSTTQHLTEACPECHSRVRTRGSETVCTECGLVVAEDNLDRGPEWRSFDDDDTDRKRTGAPLTRSRHDRGLTTEIGYKNSSVRLTGRKRRRVMRMRRQHNRARISSKAERNRVYGFTEIRRLVGALQLSVNIRDRACVLFESAQGEDLLRGRSIEGFASAAVYATCRTSAVSRTLDEIVERARADRSELTAAYDALNRELGLPVGPIDPREYLPRFASRLNLSMVSERRAETLVTKAERENLISGRNPSGVAAACLYAAARDCDERVTQRAAAEVADVTPVTLRSTYHDLRE, encoded by the coding sequence ATGAGTACGACACAACACCTCACTGAAGCGTGTCCCGAATGTCATAGCCGAGTCCGCACGCGCGGTTCGGAAACCGTCTGCACCGAATGCGGCCTCGTCGTCGCCGAGGACAACCTCGACCGGGGTCCGGAGTGGCGGTCGTTCGACGATGACGACACCGACCGTAAGCGCACTGGCGCGCCGCTCACGCGCTCCCGCCACGACCGGGGACTGACGACCGAGATCGGGTACAAAAACAGCAGCGTCCGGCTGACGGGCCGCAAACGACGCCGCGTGATGCGCATGCGTCGTCAGCACAACCGCGCCAGAATCTCCTCCAAGGCCGAGCGAAATCGCGTCTACGGCTTCACCGAAATCCGTCGGCTCGTCGGTGCGCTCCAACTGTCCGTGAACATCCGTGACCGTGCTTGCGTGCTGTTCGAATCCGCACAAGGCGAAGACCTTCTTCGTGGGCGCTCGATAGAGGGCTTCGCCTCTGCGGCGGTGTACGCGACGTGCCGAACGTCGGCCGTCTCCCGTACGCTGGACGAAATCGTCGAGCGTGCCCGCGCCGACCGCTCGGAACTGACCGCGGCCTACGACGCACTGAACCGAGAACTCGGTCTTCCCGTCGGTCCGATCGATCCGCGCGAGTACCTGCCGCGATTCGCCAGTCGACTCAACCTCTCGATGGTGAGCGAACGACGCGCCGAAACGCTCGTCACGAAGGCGGAACGGGAGAACCTCATTAGCGGTCGCAATCCCAGCGGCGTGGCCGCCGCGTGTCTCTACGCAGCGGCTCGCGACTGTGACGAACGTGTCACCCAACGTGCCGCCGCAGAAGTCGCCGACGTAACGCCCGTCACGCTTCGCTCGACGTATCACGACCTCCGGGAGTAA
- a CDS encoding HIT family protein, whose amino-acid sequence MPNDCIFCQIVAGDIPSKTVYEDDSVLAFLDVNPLAPGHTLVITKDHYETLSDLPEDTATDLFSALHELTPAVETAVDADASNVAFNNGEASGQEVPHIHGHIIPRFEDDGGKPIHAVAGDRPDLSDDELDEIAADISGSQ is encoded by the coding sequence ATGCCGAACGATTGCATCTTCTGTCAGATCGTCGCCGGAGACATCCCGAGTAAAACCGTGTACGAGGACGACTCCGTCCTCGCGTTCCTCGACGTGAACCCGCTCGCGCCGGGCCACACGCTCGTCATCACGAAGGACCACTACGAGACGTTGAGCGACCTCCCCGAGGATACCGCAACGGACCTCTTTTCGGCGCTCCACGAACTCACGCCCGCCGTCGAGACCGCAGTGGACGCCGATGCGAGTAACGTCGCGTTCAACAACGGGGAAGCGTCGGGACAGGAAGTTCCGCACATCCACGGACACATCATTCCGCGGTTCGAGGACGACGGCGGTAAGCCGATCCACGCAGTCGCGGGGGACCGCCCGGACCTCTCCGACGATGAACTGGACGAGATCGCCGCCGACATCAGCGGCAGTCAATAA
- a CDS encoding RidA family protein produces MEKTVFRRKGRGDDAVTVTAVKTRHEDYDYVQMDGVIGPGDTPKEQAERVLSFFDRFLREHCDGRLGDTTMIRWYVREDLLPEAEREIGAACREHFEPPELPGTVMVGVSDIVGGNSALKTELEARIPHDRKETNVVELPPPPGYANSADRTE; encoded by the coding sequence ATGGAAAAGACGGTGTTCAGACGAAAGGGAAGGGGAGACGATGCCGTCACCGTAACCGCGGTGAAAACGCGACACGAAGACTACGACTACGTGCAGATGGACGGTGTCATCGGACCGGGCGACACGCCGAAAGAGCAAGCCGAGAGGGTGCTATCGTTTTTCGACCGGTTCCTCCGCGAGCACTGCGATGGGCGACTCGGTGACACCACGATGATACGATGGTACGTCCGCGAGGACCTGCTCCCCGAGGCGGAGAGGGAAATCGGTGCGGCCTGCCGGGAGCACTTCGAGCCACCGGAACTTCCAGGAACCGTGATGGTGGGCGTGAGCGACATCGTTGGCGGAAATTCGGCGCTGAAAACGGAACTGGAAGCGAGAATTCCACACGACCGCAAGGAAACGAACGTGGTCGAGTTACCACCGCCGCCGGGGTACGCCAACAGTGCGGATAGAACGGAGTGA
- a CDS encoding minichromosome maintenance protein MCM — protein sequence MHEGLEQQKISVSKAGINATLKSRCSLLGAANPKYGRFDQYESIAEQINLEPALISRFDLIFTVTDKPDPDHDSQLAEHILQTNFAGELNTQRTEINAPNITEEQVNSQTEEVAPAIDAELLRKYIAYSKSNVYPTMSTEAQQAIQDFYVDLRSKGVDEDAPIPVTARKLEALVRLAEASARVRLSDTVEQEDADRVIEIARSCMQDIGVDPETGQFDADVVETGTSKTQRDRIKNIKQLIASIEEEYDDGAPVDVVLDRAEEINMDPSKAEHEIDKLKQKGEVYEPSTNHLRTT from the coding sequence ATGCACGAGGGACTGGAACAGCAGAAGATCAGCGTGAGCAAAGCCGGGATCAACGCGACGTTAAAATCCCGTTGTTCGCTTCTGGGCGCAGCGAACCCGAAGTACGGGCGGTTCGACCAGTACGAATCCATCGCCGAACAGATCAACCTCGAACCGGCGCTCATCTCACGGTTCGACCTGATTTTTACGGTGACGGACAAACCGGACCCGGATCACGACTCACAACTCGCGGAACACATCCTTCAGACCAACTTCGCGGGCGAGTTGAACACACAGCGAACCGAAATCAACGCGCCGAACATCACGGAAGAGCAGGTCAACAGCCAGACCGAGGAGGTGGCTCCGGCCATCGACGCCGAACTCCTGCGGAAGTACATCGCCTATTCGAAATCGAACGTCTATCCGACGATGAGTACGGAGGCCCAGCAGGCGATTCAAGACTTCTACGTGGATTTACGGTCGAAAGGGGTGGACGAGGACGCGCCGATTCCGGTCACGGCCCGAAAACTGGAGGCACTCGTCCGCCTCGCCGAGGCGAGCGCACGCGTTCGACTTTCGGATACGGTCGAACAGGAGGACGCCGATCGCGTCATCGAAATCGCTCGGTCCTGTATGCAAGATATCGGCGTGGACCCCGAAACCGGGCAGTTCGACGCCGACGTGGTGGAAACGGGAACCTCGAAAACGCAACGGGATCGAATCAAGAACATCAAACAGCTCATTGCGAGTATCGAGGAGGAGTACGACGATGGCGCACCGGTCGATGTCGTCCTCGATCGGGCGGAAGAGATCAACATGGACCCGTCGAAGGCGGAACACGAGATCGACAAGCTGAAACAGAAAGGGGAGGTCTACGAGCCATCGACGAATCATCTTCGAACGACGTAA
- the pyrE gene encoding orotate phosphoribosyltransferase — protein sequence MANQELIEALRAADAVQYGEFELSHGGTSDYYVDKYLFETDPHCLSLIAEAFAERLDGTKLAGVALGAVPLVAVTSVETDTPYVIARKKQKEYGTANLVEGRLDEGEEVVVLEDIVTTGQSAVDAVEALRDAGAEVNKILVVVDREEGGRENLADADVEMEALLSASDLLAGSDSDE from the coding sequence ATGGCGAATCAGGAACTCATCGAGGCCTTGCGTGCGGCGGACGCCGTCCAGTACGGCGAATTCGAACTCTCCCACGGCGGGACGAGCGACTACTACGTGGACAAATACCTCTTCGAGACCGACCCACACTGTCTCTCGCTCATCGCGGAAGCCTTCGCGGAGCGCCTCGACGGGACGAAATTGGCGGGTGTGGCCCTCGGTGCGGTCCCGCTCGTGGCCGTGACGAGCGTCGAGACGGACACTCCCTACGTCATCGCTCGAAAGAAACAGAAGGAGTACGGGACGGCCAACCTCGTCGAAGGCCGACTGGACGAGGGCGAGGAAGTCGTCGTTCTCGAAGACATCGTCACGACGGGACAGAGCGCGGTCGACGCCGTGGAGGCCCTGCGCGACGCCGGTGCGGAAGTGAACAAAATCCTCGTCGTCGTTGACCGGGAGGAAGGCGGCCGCGAGAATCTGGCCGACGCGGACGTCGAGATGGAAGCGCTCCTCTCGGCGAGCGACCTGCTCGCCGGAAGCGATTCGGACGAGTGA
- a CDS encoding P-loop NTPase, with translation MILAVTGGKGGVGKSTVSLNLGAELGGVVVDADLAMADLPTCHGPDLHDVLAGRAEPLEAVSTVGGVSMLPCGRTLAGARACDVTGVVGAVEQVADEYDHVIIDCPAGMSADAGLPLVAADSCVLVTVPRRFALADAVRTKVLARELGAGLCGVVLNRVRDDPPTEIVERTLGAPVTTLPESSVIADAQRHGRPVATAAPESDTRERFAELGRAIYSRRS, from the coding sequence ATGATCTTGGCAGTAACGGGAGGCAAGGGTGGCGTCGGAAAATCGACCGTCTCGTTGAATCTCGGAGCGGAACTCGGCGGTGTTGTGGTCGATGCCGACCTCGCAATGGCGGACTTGCCGACGTGCCACGGCCCGGATTTACACGATGTACTCGCCGGACGTGCGGAACCACTGGAGGCGGTTTCGACCGTCGGTGGTGTGTCGATGCTCCCGTGTGGCCGTACGTTGGCGGGAGCACGTGCATGTGACGTGACGGGGGTCGTCGGCGCGGTAGAGCAGGTCGCCGACGAATACGACCACGTGATAATCGACTGTCCGGCAGGGATGTCGGCCGACGCGGGACTTCCGTTGGTTGCGGCGGATAGCTGTGTCCTCGTGACGGTTCCGCGACGGTTCGCGTTGGCGGACGCGGTTCGAACGAAGGTGCTCGCGCGGGAACTCGGTGCGGGACTGTGTGGCGTCGTACTGAATCGAGTGCGGGACGATCCACCGACCGAAATCGTCGAACGGACGCTCGGCGCGCCAGTGACGACGCTGCCGGAATCGAGTGTGATTGCGGACGCACAGCGGCACGGACGCCCCGTAGCAACCGCTGCGCCGGAAAGCGATACAAGAGAACGGTTCGCGGAACTCGGACGGGCGATTTACTCCCGGAGGTCGTGA
- a CDS encoding DUF6276 family protein, with protein sequence MECPECDGERRPFAVPSDLRENVPFRSDTVLLCTRCLAFEPTDDETELANYATISDELPDDPNTAAAMALATAFLSSLALHRQHIDALFDYVEANGVDPLLVLDRLADDPELQPNFDIESRRQQLLQLRD encoded by the coding sequence ATGGAATGTCCCGAGTGTGATGGCGAGCGACGACCCTTCGCCGTCCCGTCCGACCTCCGTGAGAACGTTCCGTTCCGATCGGATACGGTCCTCCTCTGTACGCGTTGTCTCGCCTTCGAACCGACCGACGACGAAACGGAACTGGCGAACTACGCCACGATCAGCGACGAACTCCCGGACGACCCGAACACGGCCGCAGCGATGGCTCTCGCAACCGCTTTCCTCTCCTCGCTCGCGCTCCATCGTCAGCATATCGACGCGCTGTTCGACTACGTGGAGGCGAACGGGGTCGATCCGCTGCTCGTCCTCGACCGACTCGCTGACGACCCGGAACTACAACCGAACTTCGACATCGAATCGCGTCGCCAACAACTGCTCCAACTGCGGGACTGA
- a CDS encoding helix-turn-helix domain-containing protein: MSERREESEQEEREGRWTMEEFAFETGRTPEVHVTELLAARDGEMRQQEIITETGWSRSSVSRLLCGMEADGEVVRVRLGTENVVYLPGSIPELVRDFESVPVAHA; this comes from the coding sequence ATGAGTGAACGGAGGGAGGAGTCGGAACAGGAAGAACGAGAGGGACGGTGGACGATGGAGGAGTTCGCGTTCGAAACGGGTCGGACACCGGAGGTGCACGTCACGGAGTTGCTGGCGGCGCGGGACGGCGAAATGCGCCAGCAGGAGATCATCACCGAAACGGGGTGGTCGCGGTCGAGCGTGAGTCGACTGCTGTGCGGGATGGAGGCGGATGGAGAGGTCGTTCGTGTTCGACTCGGGACCGAAAACGTGGTGTATCTCCCCGGATCGATTCCGGAACTAGTCCGGGATTTCGAGTCGGTACCGGTGGCTCACGCTTGA
- a CDS encoding DUF502 domain-containing protein, giving the protein MSSWKRDAASGLIVLAPLLVSAYIIAWLFMKIAGLPFLVGLSSFEYFGGAITIPGVLVRVGIVLAVFTALVFSIGYLMRTTLGSVMENTIDGIMNRVPGLRIIYNASKMAAETALSDTNQLQKPVKIETWNGLRMTAFKTGKQAEDGRELLFLPTAPNITTGFVIEVEQSEITETDETDEDALTRILSAGFGENSNEGIPINVTDEASDRQETPPSP; this is encoded by the coding sequence ATGTCTTCGTGGAAACGTGACGCCGCCAGCGGTCTCATCGTTTTGGCCCCCCTGTTGGTCTCTGCGTACATCATCGCGTGGCTGTTCATGAAAATCGCCGGGTTGCCGTTCCTAGTGGGTCTTAGCAGCTTCGAGTACTTCGGTGGTGCCATCACTATTCCCGGCGTTCTCGTCCGCGTCGGCATCGTCCTCGCCGTGTTCACCGCGCTCGTCTTCAGCATCGGCTATCTCATGCGGACGACGCTGGGAAGCGTGATGGAAAACACCATCGACGGCATCATGAATCGTGTCCCCGGCCTCCGCATCATCTACAACGCATCGAAGATGGCCGCCGAAACCGCTCTTTCCGACACCAACCAACTCCAGAAACCCGTCAAAATCGAGACGTGGAACGGTCTCCGCATGACGGCGTTCAAAACCGGGAAACAAGCCGAAGACGGCCGCGAACTCCTCTTCTTGCCGACTGCCCCGAACATCACGACCGGATTCGTCATCGAAGTCGAACAGTCCGAGATCACCGAGACGGACGAAACCGACGAGGACGCCCTCACCCGAATCCTCAGCGCCGGATTCGGCGAAAACAGCAACGAGGGGATTCCGATAAACGTCACCGACGAAGCGAGTGACAGACAAGAAACCCCGCCGTCGCCCTGA
- the citZ gene encoding citrate synthase — MADEVKKGLEGVVVAESALSHINGDEGKLIYRGYTIEDLARGASYEEVLYLLWHGELPTRDELDAFSDEMSEAREVDDGVMETVRELAESDSEPMGALRTAVSMLATYDPDDAESDPADREANLRKGRRITAKVPTILAAFTRIRNGDEPVEPRTDLGHAANFLYMLNDEEPDDVLADVFDQALVLHADHGLNASTFSAMVTASTLADLHSAVTSAIGTLSGSLHGGANANVMRMLKEVDDSDRDATEWIDNALDEGRRVAGFGHRVYNVKDPRAKILSEQSEELGEAAGDTKWYEMSVAIEDYMKEEKGLAPNVDFYSASTYYQMGIPIDIYTPIFALSRVGGWIAHVLEQYDDNRLIRPRAKYTGDKDLEFVPIDER; from the coding sequence ATGGCAGACGAGGTTAAAAAAGGCTTGGAGGGCGTTGTCGTTGCGGAGTCAGCACTGAGTCACATCAATGGTGACGAAGGAAAGCTCATCTACCGCGGCTACACGATAGAAGACCTCGCTCGTGGCGCGAGTTACGAGGAAGTCTTGTATCTCCTTTGGCACGGTGAACTGCCGACTCGTGACGAACTCGACGCGTTCAGCGACGAGATGTCCGAGGCGCGCGAAGTGGACGATGGGGTCATGGAGACCGTCCGCGAACTCGCCGAATCGGACTCGGAACCGATGGGAGCGCTCCGTACCGCCGTCTCGATGCTGGCGACGTACGACCCCGACGATGCCGAAAGCGACCCGGCAGACCGCGAGGCGAACCTCCGGAAGGGTCGTCGCATCACCGCAAAAGTCCCGACCATCCTCGCGGCGTTCACGCGCATCCGAAACGGGGACGAACCGGTCGAACCTCGGACCGACCTCGGGCACGCGGCGAACTTCCTCTACATGCTCAACGACGAGGAGCCGGACGACGTGCTCGCGGACGTGTTCGACCAAGCGCTCGTGCTCCACGCGGACCACGGCCTGAACGCCTCGACGTTCTCGGCGATGGTCACGGCGAGCACGCTCGCGGACCTACACAGCGCCGTGACGAGCGCAATCGGAACGCTCTCCGGTTCGCTTCACGGCGGCGCGAACGCCAACGTCATGCGGATGCTGAAGGAGGTCGACGACAGCGACCGGGACGCCACCGAGTGGATCGACAACGCCCTCGACGAGGGACGACGCGTCGCTGGCTTCGGCCACCGCGTCTACAACGTGAAGGACCCCCGCGCGAAAATCCTCAGCGAGCAGAGCGAGGAACTCGGCGAGGCCGCAGGCGACACGAAATGGTACGAGATGTCCGTCGCCATCGAGGACTACATGAAAGAGGAGAAGGGCCTCGCGCCGAACGTGGACTTCTACTCGGCATCGACGTACTACCAGATGGGAATCCCCATCGACATCTACACGCCCATCTTCGCGCTCTCGCGCGTCGGTGGCTGGATCGCACACGTGCTGGAACAGTACGACGACAACCGCCTCATCCGCCCGCGTGCGAAGTACACCGGCGACAAGGACCTCGAATTCGTCCCCATCGACGAGCGATAA
- a CDS encoding ParA family protein: MKRTAAFVGATGGAGTTRLCLETAAILSHVGHDVVILDAAFGTQGLSRHVPHRIDTDITALLIDDHGTDEEFSDALIDHPVETTGQLSLCPAYAPFERIARAKTVDAAQALETLVERASDDFDHVIIDTPPVAANQAVAAVNAADTVAVVAPASRRGADAVQGVRGRLADLGTDADTVLANRAESPDEDHLGDVPTIPTSDATAVESIPASAPELDTSFSPAIVAATEVVFDTSLDVEFPEEGLLDIDPDDYLPESLR; the protein is encoded by the coding sequence GTGAAACGAACTGCCGCATTCGTCGGTGCGACCGGTGGAGCCGGGACCACACGCCTCTGTCTCGAAACGGCCGCCATCCTCTCTCACGTCGGACACGACGTGGTGATTCTAGATGCCGCCTTCGGCACGCAAGGGTTGTCCCGCCACGTTCCCCATCGTATCGACACCGACATCACTGCACTGCTGATAGACGACCACGGAACGGACGAGGAGTTCTCCGACGCGCTCATCGATCATCCGGTCGAAACCACGGGCCAACTCTCACTGTGTCCGGCGTATGCACCCTTCGAACGCATCGCTCGCGCCAAAACCGTAGACGCCGCTCAAGCGTTGGAAACACTCGTCGAACGGGCCAGCGACGACTTCGACCACGTCATCATCGATACCCCACCCGTCGCCGCGAATCAAGCTGTTGCGGCCGTCAACGCGGCTGACACCGTCGCCGTCGTCGCTCCGGCGTCCCGACGCGGAGCGGACGCCGTTCAGGGAGTTCGCGGCCGTCTCGCCGACCTCGGAACGGACGCGGACACAGTTCTCGCCAATCGCGCCGAATCCCCGGACGAGGACCATCTGGGGGATGTTCCGACGATTCCGACGAGCGACGCGACCGCAGTCGAATCGATTCCAGCGAGCGCGCCCGAACTCGACACCTCGTTTTCACCTGCAATCGTCGCCGCCACTGAAGTCGTGTTCGACACGTCGCTCGATGTCGAATTTCCGGAGGAGGGATTGCTCGACATCGACCCGGATGACTACCTTCCGGAGTCACTCCGGTAA
- a CDS encoding CDP-2,3-bis-(O-geranylgeranyl)-sn-glycerol synthase, with translation MTGSGVDVFETIVVAVWAMLPAYVPNNFAVLAGGGAPIDGGRTWNGKRLLGDGKTWRGTAAGIVAGAILALILNAIHSPVASTLGVTLPLKFPLAAVIALPAGAMLGDMTASFLKRRMGRERGAAFPGIDQLDFVVMSLLLTLLAAPTWTLDTFDLPVLVVVFVLTPLLHLVTNGIAYALGLKNEPW, from the coding sequence ATGACTGGTTCCGGCGTGGACGTGTTCGAAACTATCGTCGTCGCGGTATGGGCGATGTTGCCCGCCTACGTACCGAACAACTTCGCGGTGCTCGCTGGCGGCGGTGCGCCTATCGACGGCGGACGGACGTGGAACGGCAAGCGACTGCTCGGCGACGGAAAGACGTGGCGCGGAACGGCCGCGGGAATTGTCGCCGGGGCGATACTCGCGCTGATTCTCAACGCGATTCATTCTCCCGTCGCGAGCACACTGGGCGTAACGCTTCCCCTCAAATTTCCTCTCGCCGCCGTTATCGCCTTGCCCGCGGGTGCAATGCTCGGCGACATGACCGCGTCGTTCCTGAAGCGACGGATGGGGCGGGAACGCGGCGCGGCGTTCCCGGGCATCGACCAACTCGACTTCGTCGTGATGTCGCTCCTGCTCACCCTACTCGCCGCGCCGACGTGGACGCTCGACACGTTCGACCTCCCTGTCCTCGTCGTCGTGTTCGTGTTGACGCCGCTCCTCCACCTCGTGACGAACGGCATCGCGTACGCGCTCGGACTCAAGAACGAACCGTGGTGA